The Ipomoea triloba cultivar NCNSP0323 chromosome 4, ASM357664v1 DNA segment CGGCTCGGTTGTGTTGGTTGGAGTAGGTTTATACTTGGGATCAGAagttttctcaaacaataaaaatggtttatatatatatatatatatatatatatatatatatatatatatatatatagggttgcactctcgtgcgaactctcgcccaggtaggaaatgagaacgctccacagccgtccacgtgtccatatcaacgaatcagatgcaattttaaaaaaatgacgcggtggcatttttgtaaataactggaactttggtgcacctagtttcacttacaagtgcacctattttcgcacatatttttacttacaagtgcaaataatttaccttattaatattcatacaCCTATTTTAGCaattcacttacaaatgcaagtactttaccttgttaatattcatgcacctgggtgcaacctaggtgcacctagttataacataggttgcacctagttataacattagttgcacctagttacaacattaggtgcacttagtattgatgctcactgtacaattcacttgcacctgtaatacattttacaggcatctacaatacattttacttgcacttgtgcaagtaatttactgtgttaacattcatgcacctggttgcaacctatgtgcacctagttatagcaataggtgcacctagttataacattaggtgcacttagtattgatgctcattgtacaatttacttgcacttgtaatacattttatttgcacgtgtgcacttattttcacttacaggtgcaagtaatttacgttgttaacatttatgcacctgggtgcacctatgtgcacctagttataacgttatgtgcaactatattccggacacgtggcgcgctgtgattcgtccgcagttctctcctgggcggccagtacgcacctgaacgcgatcctatatatatatatatatatatatatatatatatataagttcataTGAGAACCTatattaattaacatgttttaaaaaaattatttaaaccTAAGAGTTAATTTGGACACTTTATCTAAATTAGCGAACCGTGCATTGCAAACAAAATGCACACATGCTGTGCACGGTATCTTGAgttactttgttttttttgtgcACCATATTGTTCTGGGCCGTTGCACAAAGTTATCAGGTTCACAAAATAAAGTAGGTTATAACCTGTACGCAAGATAGGTTTGTGATTTTTCTCGtgattcaaaataaataaaattaaagtatattgGTAGCTGCAAGATTGCAccatcaataaataaattataataattaaattaaagagcTAACCAGGCTTATCCGGGGAAATGACATGAAGAACTAGGTAGCATCACAGCAGGCTTACGTGCATCTTTGGACAAAAGcgcaattttttcttttttgttctgAGCATGAAAGGGGTTTCTCACCTTCCCTCCTTCCAACTCTGCTCAAATTTTATGGTTTCAGACAAATCcttatttcttgaaaatttcTGCTTATTTGCAGAGGGTTTAGTCAAATTTAAGCCGTTTGTTTGTACCCTTTAGTAAATACCATGGCTGAGCATAATTATGcagataatgatgatgatgatgattttgcTCCTCTTCTGAAGAAGTTGAAGCTTCCATTCTTGATTACCTTCAATGATGTCAGGTTTGAgtttttcttttcccccttcaaatattaatgttttttttttagatgactgattcttttgaaaatttgtttttttttttcaggcaTGTTTTCAGATTGGATGATCTGGGTATGGAGATACTGCGTATTGCAGTCCCTGCAACTCTTGCATTAGCTGCAGATCCCATTGCTTCTCTGATTGATACTGCATTCATTGGGCATTTAGGTATACACATTTCTGAGAATCCACcttgaaaattttgagaaaacatatggGTTAGTTAGGTTATGGTTAGATTTAACCTTTTAGTATTCCATTCTCTACTTATGCACCAATTCATATTGTcctttattagttattattatgaGTTTAGCCAGCATGAACAGCTTACTTTGTTCGTATTTAGTAGATTGTGGGTAGGGACACAGAATTGAGCCTGGCAGGGCTTCTACTACCCGGCACCAGGCTCTGGTCCTCCAACCTAATGGACTGTTGAGTCATTATCTGTTGGGCAGGGCGAGAGAATTTCGCCTTTTTGGGCAAGTTATTATGAGTTTAACCTGCTGCATGTAAGTTAGATAGTATttgaaaacccgaaaaatgatttctggaaaccAAGCTCTAGAAACCAGATGAGATATGGTTTTCGTCGGAAACCAGAGACCAaatctacatttttttttaatactaacacTCATTTTATGAATGGcatccagttttttttttaatacataacattcaatttataaatacattcataaattatacaattttactcattttcctgaaaatgaaccaaacacacaaaaactattttctagaatgcaaccaaacactagaaatgaaaatgtttcctggtttccaaacacagcctTAGTTGAAGAAGTGTATTTTTTTGCAATGAAtcactatttctttgatttggTATGAAGTGAACTGCTGCATTTGCTTGGATAGGGAAGAACAAAATCATGAATGTTTTTGTTGTGTGTGACAGGTTCTGTGGAAGTTGCTGCTGTTGGAGTTGCCATTTCCATCATCAATCAAGCCAACAAGGTTACCATATTCCCTCTGGTTAACATTACAACTTCCTTTGTTGCAGAGGAAGGCACTGCTAAAAAGATTAGTGAGTCGTCAAGAAGCGAGGGCTCGGGTAAAGGATCAGCCAAGGGTTATGAACTGATAGAACTAAAGCCAGAAGAAGATTCTGATCTTGAAAACAAGGAGAATGCATTTGCACCAGAAAATGGTATATAGATAATAGATTAATAGATGCACTCTtagaaataaatttgatttggCTATCCTAGTTGAAGTAAATTTTAATCCTATTAGTTTGTGGTCTGCAGTTGTTTCATCAAATTCTAAAACAACTGTGCCTCAATCTCCGATTGCTACTTGGATTGGTGGAGGAAAAGGAAAAGTTAAGCGTGAGAAACAACAGATCCCTTCTGCATCAACTGCATTAATAATGGGTTGCGTTCTTGGCCTTCTCCAAACAGTCATCCTCATAGTTCTGGCAAAACCACTTTTGAGCTTAATGGGTGTCAAATCTGTGAGTTTTCTTCTAGTTTTCAGTTGTCACCAACATTTCATATAGGCCCGATTTCCTTCCTTGACCTCAGAAGTTCATTAGTGTGACATATATTTGCAGAAACATTAACAACTTTTCTTGATTTTCATTAAACCATATAGGAATCTCCAATGTTAAACCCTGCACGAAAGTATCTAACTCTGAGAGCACTTGGAGCCCCCGCAGTTCTTCTGTCCTTGGCAATGCAAGGGATCTTTCGCGGTCTAAAGGATACTACAACCCCTTTATATGCCACTGGTGAGTAGTAGCAAATCTGTATGGTTGTTTAAAGTTAGTTTCGGTATCATTCTTAGTGTCTTCAATGGCTAAAATCATCAAGAATTTCATGAATTTTCTGGGCTAACAGCTGCAGGCAATTCAACAAACATAATCTTGGATCCAATCTTTATATTTGCTTGTCGTTTGGGTGTTAGCGGGGCTGCTGTTGCTCATGTAATCTCTCAGTAAGCCCTTGCATCAGAACTCGATTCACATACACTCTGATCTCTAATTTTCTGTTTGGTATTGTCGTAAGTTTCTTAACACCCCGTCGCCTTTTCTAACAGGTACTTATTAGCACTGATCCTGTTTTGCAAGTTGATGCAAGAAGTTGAGTTGTTACCACCGAGTTCTAAAGATTTGCAGTTCAGTAAATTTCTCAAGAATGGTAAGAGACTCTTGAGTCTTGACTAATCATTCCCATTAGATTCCCGGGTGCTTATTATAATGTTCGTGGAATTTTTCTGCAGGATTCTGGTTACTTGCACGGGTCATAGCCGCGACATTTTGTGTGACCCTGGCTGCTTCTCTGGCTGCACGACAAGGCTCGACCCCTATGGCCGCGTTTCAAGTCTGCTTGCAGGTCTGGTTGACTTCATCACTGCTCGCTGATGGCTTGGCCATTGCAGGACAGGTAACAATAAGACATCATTAACATAGTATGTACTAAAATCTAACATTAGTTAAGGTGCTGATCAATTTTGTTGTCTTGTCTCGCTTTCTAGGCGATTCTTGCTTCTTCGTTTGCTGAGAAAGACTACAAGAAAGCTGAGACCGTTGCTGTCAGAGTGCTGCAGgtacatatatacaaatggTGAAATGCTATTCTTTGAAAAACTTCGTATAATCTAAGACAAAAATGTTGTGTAGATGGGGTTCGTGTTGGGACTTCTGCTTGCTGTTGTTGTCGGATTAGGTTTATGTTTTGGATCGGGAGTTTTCTCGAAGGACAAAAATGTTATTGGCTTTATAACCATAGCAATCCCGGTATCTCCCACAACACAAACtaaacactatttttttttcttgttaacGAGAAATCATTGTTTCTGTTCAATCTATCAGTTCGTTGCAGGCACGCAGCCAATCAATTCGTTTGCGTTTGTTCTCGATGGTATCAACTTCGGGGCATCTGATTTCTTGTACTCTGCATATTCAATGGTTAGCCTACATTTCAGCTTCCATTTTCATTTACACacaaagagaagagaagagaaaaaaaggCTCCAAGAACTCATCCTGTTTTGTCTTTTCAGGTTCTGGTGTCTGCAATGACCATTGCCTCCGAGTTCTTTCTCTCAGAAAACAATGGTTTTATCGGGATATGGATCGCGCTAAGCATATTCATGCTTCTCCGCACAATCGCTGGCCTTTTGAGGTAACGTGGACACTTCTCTgattaaacttttagttaagacAGAACACATGCTTCAGTTAGCTTACCAGAATCCTCACCTATGCTTCAGCTAGCTAAGTTTGGAAGCTTAGGGGATGAGAATTTAAGGTTGTTTGGTTATGTTTTTTGTGTTGTGTTGATGTTTTGCAGGATGGGAACAGGAACAGGACCTTGGCATTTCCTTAGGGCTCGGACAATAGGGGAAGCCAATTTATGATTGTACATATTCTTGTATGTAACATTGAAACCTCAGTTTTGTAGGTATATAATCCTTAATGcaagtccatgatataatttgtcacTCTCTAGCTACTCACTTGACTCAAAATTCACTAACAGATTAATACATTTATTTTCTTATCTAAGAGCGCAAATTACATCGTAGATTGTGGTTTATCATGCACATTATAGACTATGAGCCAAGTTATGTACATATAGTTGACgtattttgtataatttgttAACTAATTTCTCGATAGTTTAGTTTACATTCTTGATATTTAACAAATTTGTTGTGTTGAGATCATTCTTGAAAGTCAATACAACTATTACACACATCTCAAATTAAATATCAAGATTGTAGAATATTTGAAagggaaaattttatataatttttatttcggTGTAAAAagaatttatctttaattattaaCATCAGCACAAAAGTTCATTTATTGCAAATTAATGTCTTTTGGCATGGTCTCCaagaattttaattattttataatttcctttgtatatatgtaatattttataacaattgGTAAAATTATGTAAGTATAAAAGCACACTACACCAAACACTagaataatacatataatttcAACAGATGAAATAGAATTttagaatatatacatatatatatagctgaaAACATATAACAGAATAAAAACAGCTGAAAAGCTCAATCATACAACTACTTATAAGCAAACATGAATATTCCAAGTGATGAAGCATATATGATTTGGCTGAGGAAAATGGCCCAAGTGCTGGAGATTCCTTGTCCCAATATAATATAGTCATGGCTTACTTTGAACTTTGATGAATTATTAATACTGTAGAATATGATAAggaatcttatatatatatatatacacacacacacaagaattcataaataatttatattcataaatgATTCATATTTGTAGTTATAACCTTCATTTGTCAAACTTGGATAGGTTTTACTAAACTATATGGATTTTGCTATTGTTGAGTCCCTAGTGGATTCACATCAAATACTAATATTGAAGTTGATAGTTATTAGGCAAATACTTTTATCAGTTTGATGCATTAACATTGAAATTTGtagttataaattttatattaaatataagttATTAAATTTACAAGTGAAGGATTCTACGTACCCGCAAAATCCCTCTAGGGATAATGATAGAAAGGGAATTTCATAATTTGCGCAAATGCGGGGAGTGAGACGAGAATGTAGGGTTGGGCAGGGGATATATCCCCTTCCCCGTCCCCGGCTCCCCGCCATAGCCCCATTGCAATAATTTTTAGTGCTCTCTTTCATTTATTAAATGAGTTGACTTTTTAGTAGAGtggttcataactatttttgaCCTCTTCTCTTCTTGTCACTGGTTAATTGACATATTCTATATCATCACAagttaaccaaattaattagGGATACAACGTTTTCAAAAAGCAAATTAGGGATACAACCGAGTTAGTCGTACAGTTGAATTAGTaaccataaatttttaaatttgactccCCATGTAAGTTACCTATTGTCattctttcttggtttgagtcgatTAGCTATGAAAAAGTTTAGACTAATTTTTACTTAGAATATATCTTTGAATAGCGGTTACGAATTATcccataaatcaaaattaatcaaactaATTTGTATCAACTCCTATAAAAATCAAGTGCATTTGACAAATTAGCATTCATTTAATgatactttatatataattgagTAGGCGAAGTCATATTTCCATTATCTCTTTTTAATTGCAAAACACACTAATAGagttattaaataaataaattttgatttgataTCTTATTATCTTAGATGTACAGTCTTTCACTGTCATCCATACATTTTATGGGCCGATAGAGGCCCCGGATGGTCTAAGAAAATCATTTACTTACTTttgacaaaataaatttaatttgatgtAACATTTCTTTGACTAGTTAATtacttcattaaaaaaattatttgacgTATGGGCAACTTTGAATAGGTAATGACAAAAATAAAGGACTTGTCAGAAATGCAA contains these protein-coding regions:
- the LOC116015231 gene encoding protein DETOXIFICATION 43-like yields the protein MAEHNYADNDDDDDFAPLLKKLKLPFLITFNDVRHVFRLDDLGMEILRIAVPATLALAADPIASLIDTAFIGHLGSVEVAAVGVAISIINQANKVTIFPLVNITTSFVAEEGTAKKISESSRSEGSGKGSAKGYELIELKPEEDSDLENKENAFAPENVVSSNSKTTVPQSPIATWIGGGKGKVKREKQQIPSASTALIMGCVLGLLQTVILIVLAKPLLSLMGVKSESPMLNPARKYLTLRALGAPAVLLSLAMQGIFRGLKDTTTPLYATAAGNSTNIILDPIFIFACRLGVSGAAVAHVISQYLLALILFCKLMQEVELLPPSSKDLQFSKFLKNGFWLLARVIAATFCVTLAASLAARQGSTPMAAFQVCLQVWLTSSLLADGLAIAGQAILASSFAEKDYKKAETVAVRVLQMGFVLGLLLAVVVGLGLCFGSGVFSKDKNVIGFITIAIPFVAGTQPINSFAFVLDGINFGASDFLYSAYSMVLVSAMTIASEFFLSENNGFIGIWIALSIFMLLRTIAGLLRMGTGTGPWHFLRARTIGEANL